A section of the Pseudanabaena mucicola str. Chao 1806 genome encodes:
- a CDS encoding Rpn family recombination-promoting nuclease/putative transposase, translating into MRFINPKTDYAFKKIFGSEQSHDILISFLNAILYEGNHTIIDLEIIAPSIKYKLRGFSKSCVDIQASIRDTSHTTPNTVSQIIIKIQILNEQSYQKDILCNSVKAEPLVLETFDHLENIIALTIADFEMFPELDQLLSRFILKEKTYLTDYPIYDIELVFIELPKFQKQLAELETLADKWLYFLKTARKRNYSG; encoded by the coding sequence TTCATCAATCCCAAAACCGACTACGCCTTCAAAAAAATCTTTGGCTCCGAACAAAGCCATGATATTTTGATTAGCTTCCTCAATGCCATCCTCTACGAAGGCAACCACACCATCATCGATCTAGAAATTATTGCTCCTAGCATTAAGTACAAACTTCGAGGCTTTAGCAAAAGTTGTGTGGATATTCAAGCCTCCATTCGAGACACATCACACACAACCCCTAATACTGTTAGCCAGATTATTATTAAGATCCAAATCTTGAATGAACAGAGTTATCAGAAAGATATTCTGTGCAACTCAGTTAAAGCCGAACCCCTTGTTTTGGAAACATTTGACCATTTGGAAAATATCATCGCCCTCACCATCGCCGACTTTGAAATGTTCCCCGAACTCGATCAACTCCTCTCCCGTTTCATCCTCAAAGAAAAAACCTACCTCACCGACTACCCCATCTATGACATCGAACTCGTATTTATCGAATTACCAAAATTTCAAAAACAACTCGCAGAACTAGAAACCCTTGCTGATAAATGGTTATATTTCCTCAAGACTGCCAGAAAACGTAACTACTCAGGCTAA
- the tnpC gene encoding IS66 family transposase, protein MKESPPKQRISREEIRGIYQQGEEAVIALVEGLLHKIEQLEERLEVLENQAKKDSQNSSKPPSSDGFGKRTKSLRGKSERQSGGQIGHEGNTLEWREEIDETIVHRVDQCESCGASLVGTEILNWDLRQVHDLPPIVLKVTEHQAEVKCCNHCGLLNRGKFPADVSNVVQYGSGLKGLIVYLMEGQLLPTERVRELISEIFDCKLSEGTIYNAREYCYGQLETVEQYLKEGIQAAEVGHFDETGMRVKGKLMWLHVASTSGLTYYFMHTKRGQIAMDAMDILPNFDGISVHDGLSSYAQYDCKHALCNAHHLRELTFIVERYQQPWAELMLSLLVEIKDQIGVAKTDGLSALPSEKSADFERRYQELIDQGLKANPPPPIDPDIPPRKGRLKQSPAKNLLDRLQKNQSAVLAFMYDFRVPFDNNQAERDLRMMKLKQKVSGTFRSLEGAQMFCRIRGYISTLRKQGVNVLESLKQVFLGNHFFPNLQPE, encoded by the coding sequence ATGAAAGAGAGTCCACCAAAGCAAAGAATCAGTAGAGAAGAGATCCGAGGGATCTATCAACAAGGCGAAGAAGCTGTTATTGCTTTGGTGGAAGGACTATTGCACAAGATAGAGCAACTAGAAGAGCGATTAGAAGTATTAGAAAATCAGGCAAAGAAAGATAGTCAAAACAGTAGCAAACCACCATCAAGTGACGGATTTGGAAAGCGAACAAAAAGCTTGCGAGGAAAAAGTGAACGGCAAAGCGGAGGACAAATTGGGCATGAAGGCAACACCTTAGAGTGGCGAGAAGAAATCGATGAAACCATCGTGCATCGGGTAGACCAGTGCGAAAGTTGCGGAGCCTCGTTAGTAGGCACAGAGATATTAAATTGGGACTTGAGACAAGTGCATGATTTACCACCAATAGTCCTAAAAGTAACAGAACATCAAGCCGAAGTAAAATGCTGTAACCACTGCGGATTATTAAATCGCGGAAAATTTCCAGCCGATGTGAGCAACGTAGTGCAGTATGGATCAGGACTAAAGGGATTAATAGTCTATCTGATGGAGGGACAATTACTGCCAACAGAGAGGGTGCGGGAACTAATCAGCGAAATATTTGACTGCAAACTATCGGAAGGGACAATCTACAACGCAAGAGAATATTGCTATGGGCAATTAGAAACCGTAGAACAGTATCTAAAAGAGGGGATACAAGCTGCCGAAGTAGGACATTTTGACGAAACAGGGATGCGGGTCAAAGGAAAACTGATGTGGTTGCATGTGGCAAGTACATCAGGGTTAACCTACTACTTTATGCATACCAAACGGGGTCAAATAGCTATGGATGCGATGGATATTCTGCCCAACTTTGACGGTATCAGTGTCCATGATGGTTTATCTAGTTATGCCCAATATGATTGTAAACATGCTTTGTGCAATGCACATCATTTACGGGAATTGACGTTTATCGTTGAACGTTACCAACAGCCATGGGCAGAGTTGATGCTCTCGTTATTGGTTGAAATCAAAGACCAGATAGGAGTTGCCAAAACTGATGGACTCAGCGCTTTACCCTCAGAAAAATCAGCAGATTTTGAGCGACGTTATCAGGAACTAATTGACCAAGGACTTAAAGCTAATCCGCCGCCTCCCATAGATCCAGATATCCCACCAAGGAAAGGTCGTCTTAAACAAAGTCCAGCCAAGAACTTACTCGACCGTCTTCAAAAAAATCAATCGGCTGTTTTAGCTTTTATGTATGATTTTCGTGTTCCTTTTGATAACAATCAGGCGGAACGTGATTTACGTATGATGAAACTCAAACAGAAAGTATCTGGCACTTTTCGCTCTCTTGAGGGCGCTCAAATGTTCTGTCGCATTCGTGGCTATATTTCGACTCTCAGAAAGCAAGGTGTTAATGTTCTGGAGTCTCTCAAACAAGTGTTTCTTGGAAACCATTTCTTCCCAAATCTCCAGCCTGAGTAG
- the pglZ gene encoding BREX-1 system phosphatase PglZ type A — MNSDRIKTSIENIFQDESRWSHQPYKSRRIVFWYDPEKQFQDIFDQLQFTSESTAETTPEIIKYQLGDNVFTTKYHLLIKHPDQNFLIYAPFNEPSPEDNWLIDIQLYSQTFSADPAAMLFADLNFHQRSLENIIRQHLKFFDSRKRRDAIFNMRLGTDTSDREFLLAMLSVLAGIKVANADMLLRQVLSAGLLESDNKHWLEFQKFNLDTAFWEIVKESTGFDSSKRSLQKLLNSLLISHLQMTLRCKLPESLIAYTLPSSQKAYAFIEHWANDRTDGDQWISLIKQVEKELQIQSAIADLLPEHIYQSNTFECIDFMLMRACVREIKAQASDLKRWQKWFNMRRTFIWCEKYPTYANTYEALAAAIELLEMKESFSISAPLLPHWEKGLGDEGNSSTSASKLFKLYTQSLYLADRLYRKFIVASDDSVPILREQGVIEYIENLYVNWFLDNLGQAWTEAIAPLQVHNQPNNQTNWQLEGIPSQQKFFQNYVQQILQTSDREKVFVIISDAMRYEVASELKEQIAKELRGNIAIKAQLGILPSITSLGMAALLSGTSLEFSNDFKDVLRDGLSTQGSEARQKVLQKTSQVDATVISATDLIKMTVDEGREQIKPYRLIYIYHDSIDSIGDKSASERQVMTACEMAIAELLKLVKRICNSLNGTQVFITADHGFLYQRKAIAEADKLPLPNDADLLKSSRRYYLRSSLKDMPKISPSPIPNHPSPILEFAIPDNTQNLCVVVPRGNLRFAKQGGGSQFVHGGASLQEICVPVISYHHKRAEKGDEDRIQKVGVQINARSRRVTNNRFSISILQTDPVIGRWRSRSITVALYDPQTNSPITDIKAIELNSDHPQPTEREFPQTLTVTVGNPPVSAYLIIRDRDDDSELLREAWTVSLAISNDFGDF, encoded by the coding sequence ATGAACAGCGATCGCATCAAAACCAGCATCGAAAATATTTTTCAAGATGAAAGCCGATGGTCACACCAACCATACAAATCACGGCGGATTGTATTTTGGTATGACCCTGAAAAGCAATTTCAAGATATTTTCGATCAACTGCAATTCACGTCTGAAAGTACGGCTGAAACTACACCTGAAATAATTAAATATCAACTTGGGGACAACGTCTTTACGACGAAATATCATCTATTAATCAAACATCCCGATCAAAACTTTTTAATTTATGCTCCCTTTAATGAGCCATCCCCTGAAGATAACTGGTTAATTGACATCCAACTCTATAGCCAAACCTTTTCCGCCGATCCTGCCGCAATGCTATTTGCCGACCTCAACTTCCATCAACGCAGTTTAGAAAATATCATTCGCCAACATCTTAAATTTTTTGATAGTCGCAAACGCAGAGATGCAATTTTTAATATGCGCTTAGGGACTGACACTAGCGATCGCGAGTTCCTACTCGCTATGCTCTCAGTTTTAGCAGGAATCAAAGTTGCCAATGCCGATATGTTATTGCGGCAAGTCCTCTCCGCAGGATTGCTAGAGTCCGATAATAAACACTGGTTAGAGTTTCAGAAATTTAATTTAGATACAGCATTTTGGGAAATTGTTAAAGAAAGTACAGGCTTTGATTCATCAAAACGCAGTCTTCAAAAGCTATTAAATTCTTTGCTGATTTCTCATCTGCAAATGACCCTACGCTGCAAACTGCCCGAATCCCTAATCGCCTATACCCTCCCCTCTAGCCAAAAAGCCTACGCCTTTATCGAGCATTGGGCAAACGATCGCACCGATGGCGATCAATGGATATCTCTTATTAAGCAAGTTGAAAAGGAGTTACAGATCCAGAGCGCGATCGCGGACTTACTGCCCGAACATATTTATCAATCAAATACCTTTGAATGTATTGATTTTATGCTGATGCGAGCCTGTGTCCGCGAAATCAAAGCTCAGGCCAGTGACCTCAAGCGCTGGCAAAAATGGTTTAATATGCGCCGCACTTTTATCTGGTGCGAAAAATATCCCACCTATGCCAACACCTATGAGGCTCTTGCGGCTGCGATCGAATTACTAGAAATGAAAGAGTCCTTCTCAATCTCTGCTCCCCTTCTCCCGCACTGGGAGAAGGGGCTGGGGGATGAGGGAAATTCGTCCACATCTGCCTCCAAATTATTTAAACTCTATACCCAATCCTTATATCTAGCCGATCGCCTATATCGGAAATTTATTGTCGCCAGCGATGACTCTGTACCAATTTTGCGAGAACAAGGCGTAATCGAATATATCGAAAATCTTTATGTAAATTGGTTTTTAGATAATTTAGGACAAGCTTGGACAGAGGCGATCGCGCCTTTGCAAGTGCATAATCAACCAAATAATCAAACTAACTGGCAATTGGAAGGCATTCCTTCTCAACAGAAATTCTTCCAAAATTATGTTCAGCAAATTTTGCAAACCAGCGACCGCGAAAAAGTATTTGTAATTATTTCCGATGCCATGCGCTATGAAGTCGCCAGTGAACTAAAAGAGCAAATTGCAAAAGAACTACGCGGCAATATTGCGATCAAAGCGCAATTGGGAATCTTACCGAGCATTACCTCATTAGGGATGGCGGCTCTATTATCAGGAACTAGCCTAGAATTTAGCAATGATTTTAAAGATGTATTACGCGATGGTCTGAGTACCCAAGGCTCAGAAGCACGTCAAAAAGTTTTGCAAAAAACTTCTCAAGTAGATGCAACTGTAATTAGTGCAACGGACTTAATCAAAATGACTGTAGATGAGGGACGTGAACAAATTAAACCCTATCGGCTAATCTATATCTACCACGACAGTATCGATAGTATTGGCGATAAATCTGCCAGTGAGCGTCAAGTTATGACAGCCTGTGAAATGGCGATCGCTGAACTGCTGAAACTTGTGAAGCGCATTTGTAACTCCCTCAATGGAACTCAGGTATTTATTACCGCCGATCATGGTTTTCTATACCAACGTAAGGCGATCGCCGAAGCCGATAAACTCCCTTTACCCAATGATGCCGATCTTCTCAAATCGAGCCGTCGTTACTATTTGCGATCTTCTTTAAAAGATATGCCAAAAATCTCCCCATCACCAATTCCCAATCACCCATCACCAATCCTAGAATTCGCCATTCCTGATAATACCCAAAACTTATGTGTAGTCGTTCCTCGTGGTAATCTTCGCTTTGCCAAACAAGGCGGAGGATCGCAATTTGTGCATGGCGGCGCAAGCTTACAGGAAATATGTGTACCTGTAATTAGTTATCACCATAAACGCGCTGAAAAAGGTGATGAAGATCGCATTCAAAAGGTCGGTGTGCAGATCAATGCACGTTCCCGTCGTGTTACTAACAATCGCTTTAGCATCTCCATCTTACAAACCGATCCTGTAATTGGTAGATGGCGATCGCGTAGCATTACGGTCGCTCTCTACGATCCACAAACCAACAGCCCCATTACCGATATCAAAGCAATAGAACTAAACAGCGATCACCCTCAACCCACAGAACGTGAATTTCCCCAAACCCTCACCGTTACCGTCGGCAATCCTCCCGTTAGCGCCTATCTAATCATTCGCGATCGCGATGATGATAGTGAACTATTGCGGGAAGCTTGGACAGTAAGTTTGGCAATTTCCAACGACTTTGGCGATTTTTAA
- the brxL gene encoding protease Lon-related BREX system protein BrxL, which translates to MDQLDIKLNQVYAGRVVRKDLTKRLKEGASVPVYVLEYLLGMYCATDDDRAIEQGIQTVKKILSENYVRPDEAESVKSKIRERGRFTVIDRLTVKLNEKADIYQASFTNLGLKSVKVEPEIVTQNQKLLSGGIWCIVQMEYESGASPSPFLLASLKPIQMPNIDIQELLAGRSAFTRNEWIELLLRSAGLEPTTFSDEAKWHLLARMIPLCENNYNCCELGPRSTGKSHIYKEISPNTILVSGGKTTVANLFYNMASRQIGLVGLYDVVAFDEVAGINFSDNDGVQIMKDYMASGSFARGKAEIGAQASMVFVGNINQSVESLVKTSHLLAPFPSVMIDTAFFDRFHAYIPGWEIPKFSPENFSDRYGFIVDYLAEWLREMRKRSFTDAIDPYFRFGNNLKQRDVQAVRKTVSGLLKLLFPDGSFNKDDLREVLVYALRVRRRIKEQLKKIGGMEFYDVHFSYIDLETLEEHFVSLPEQGGISLVSEDALPAGHLYLISGGDSNSDNQAIGIFKIELQAITGNGKLVRTGVANNMRDNVNIAFNYFKANAKRVSGTIHVDGSDFLLQLLDLQGVGTPEYGGLALFISLCSASLNRNVQTQLAVFGEMTLGGTITPVSNLAASLQVAFDAGVKRVLLPMTSAIDLPTVPPELFTKFQTSFYTDPIDAVFKALAVT; encoded by the coding sequence ATGGATCAACTAGATATTAAATTAAACCAAGTCTATGCAGGTCGAGTAGTCCGCAAAGACCTCACCAAAAGGCTCAAAGAAGGGGCAAGTGTGCCTGTGTATGTGCTGGAATATCTACTGGGAATGTACTGTGCTACTGATGATGATCGGGCGATCGAGCAGGGTATTCAAACTGTCAAAAAAATTCTTTCTGAAAACTATGTCCGTCCTGACGAAGCCGAATCCGTAAAATCAAAAATTCGCGAACGCGGACGCTTTACTGTGATTGATCGCCTCACCGTTAAACTCAACGAAAAAGCCGATATCTATCAAGCATCATTTACCAATCTGGGGCTAAAATCGGTCAAAGTTGAACCTGAAATCGTCACTCAAAACCAGAAACTCCTCAGTGGCGGTATTTGGTGCATTGTGCAGATGGAATACGAATCAGGCGCATCTCCTAGCCCTTTTCTACTCGCCAGCCTCAAGCCAATCCAAATGCCAAATATTGATATTCAAGAATTATTGGCAGGACGCAGTGCATTTACCCGCAATGAATGGATAGAACTATTATTGCGATCGGCAGGACTAGAACCAACAACCTTCAGTGATGAAGCAAAATGGCACTTACTCGCAAGGATGATTCCTCTTTGCGAAAATAACTATAACTGTTGTGAGTTAGGACCTCGCTCAACGGGCAAATCCCATATTTACAAAGAAATCTCACCAAATACAATTCTCGTTTCAGGCGGTAAGACTACAGTTGCAAATCTGTTCTATAACATGGCTTCCCGCCAGATTGGACTAGTAGGTTTATACGATGTGGTCGCATTTGATGAAGTTGCTGGAATTAACTTTAGCGATAACGATGGCGTGCAAATTATGAAGGATTACATGGCTTCAGGCTCATTTGCCCGTGGCAAAGCCGAAATTGGCGCTCAAGCCTCAATGGTATTCGTGGGCAATATTAATCAAAGCGTCGAATCACTGGTCAAAACTTCCCACCTGTTAGCCCCTTTCCCCTCCGTAATGATCGATACCGCCTTCTTTGATCGCTTTCATGCCTATATTCCTGGATGGGAAATTCCTAAATTTAGCCCCGAAAATTTTAGCGATCGCTACGGCTTTATTGTGGACTATCTCGCCGAATGGTTGCGCGAGATGCGGAAGCGTAGTTTTACCGATGCGATCGATCCCTATTTCCGTTTCGGCAATAACCTCAAACAGCGCGATGTCCAAGCCGTCCGCAAAACAGTATCTGGACTATTAAAATTACTATTTCCCGATGGTTCTTTTAACAAAGATGATTTGCGGGAAGTACTTGTCTATGCCCTCAGAGTAAGGCGACGAATTAAAGAACAACTCAAAAAAATTGGCGGCATGGAATTCTATGATGTCCATTTCAGCTATATAGATCTAGAAACCCTCGAAGAGCATTTTGTTTCCTTACCAGAACAAGGTGGCATATCCCTTGTCAGTGAAGATGCTTTGCCAGCAGGACATCTCTATCTGATTAGTGGTGGTGATAGTAACAGCGATAACCAAGCGATCGGTATCTTCAAAATCGAACTGCAAGCAATCACAGGCAATGGTAAATTAGTCAGAACAGGTGTCGCCAACAATATGCGGGACAACGTTAATATCGCGTTCAATTACTTTAAAGCCAATGCGAAACGGGTTAGCGGCACAATCCATGTTGACGGATCGGATTTTCTGTTACAACTACTTGACCTTCAAGGAGTGGGGACACCAGAATACGGAGGACTAGCTCTCTTTATTTCCCTTTGCTCCGCATCCCTCAACCGTAATGTGCAAACTCAATTAGCTGTTTTTGGAGAAATGACTCTCGGTGGGACGATTACCCCTGTGAGTAATTTAGCTGCAAGTTTACAAGTTGCCTTTGATGCAGGCGTAAAGAGGGTTTTGCTACCCATGACCAGTGCGATCGATTTGCCAACCGTTCCCCCCGAACTATTTACCAAGTTCCAGACTTCTTTTTACACAGATCCCATTGATGCCGTATTTAAAGCCCTAGCTGTGACCTGA
- a CDS encoding DUF1819 family protein: protein MSSINNQIFLESKSENEYITYTRCLFAFIETVKIANLLDRGETLENIHDLVLQKDLLQIRSLASRKSSLRIILKRLNLLSEPYIQFIASDNIDVQRLTIFWTILREHRLLRELIREVIIEKLYRLERVISDRDLQDFFLTKYEQQEAIKSWSESTYQKTASHIVTTLVRAGLLYPIQYRKQYEIRPAPLPRELRDQLIADGWEHYLLLMLDFHQVTARALNTASMGSV from the coding sequence ATGTCTAGTATAAATAACCAAATATTTTTAGAAAGTAAGTCTGAGAATGAGTATATTACTTATACTAGATGTCTTTTCGCTTTTATAGAAACAGTCAAAATTGCCAATTTATTAGATCGAGGAGAAACACTAGAAAATATTCATGATTTGGTACTACAAAAAGATTTGTTGCAAATCCGATCGCTTGCTTCGCGTAAAAGTAGTTTGAGAATCATTTTAAAAAGGCTCAATTTATTATCAGAGCCGTATATTCAATTTATTGCGAGTGATAATATTGATGTGCAGCGTTTGACAATATTTTGGACAATATTGAGAGAGCATAGATTACTTAGGGAACTAATTAGAGAAGTAATTATTGAGAAGCTGTATAGACTAGAAAGAGTCATAAGCGATCGCGATTTACAGGATTTTTTTCTGACTAAGTATGAGCAACAGGAAGCGATTAAAAGCTGGTCAGAATCTACTTATCAAAAAACTGCCAGCCACATTGTCACCACATTGGTAAGAGCAGGATTACTCTATCCAATTCAATATCGAAAGCAATATGAAATTCGTCCTGCACCTTTACCAAGGGAATTGCGTGATCAATTGATCGCTGATGGTTGGGAACATTATTTACTGTTGATGCTAGATTTTCATCAGGTCACAGCTAGGGCTTTAAATACGGCATCAATGGGATCTGTGTAA
- a CDS encoding DEAD/DEAH box helicase: protein MKILHGTWIPDHSDNFIQTGNFCIWIETTEPKSIAKRKSSKSAKVVENGLPRHPASLAESELKPFLFNELAIKDELLQEITNPYISKNSPKEKIIFPKYFLLPTSENKPLPSLESARYLEIEIPENFALQYWQIDCYQVTTSVKTDSYKYVRAINIIKLLNDLHFITINNLAEVQLGSDLLFWYHYTQALKQIILKDQYIPALKYREIEVKATKATKASAKSKKATSQAPKFEIYPAWEIVSEQYSEELEQYVEYMPFVCVAGFSEPNSQPLFSDRRTLLQHFSESVLHSIITHTPSTAQFDKQVFDSLLHKALDFSDNRFGDPMIAKDAALEEYQQWQAWRQKIIRTQSDSSFYLCFQLQAPIKETEPWQLQFQVAPKQDPSLKLPLADYWKMTAAKKKTFEKQFGKNFEQNLLLNLGYAARIYKPIWEGLETDHPIGLSLNLDQAFEFLKESAWVLEDAGYKVVVPAWWTPAGRRKAKIKLKGSGKSATSSKTQAKSYFGFDQLVEYQYELAIGDETISVKEWEQLVNAKAPLVKFRGEWIELDRDKMQEMLTFWQQQGQGSSAMSLIDLMKLTATDADYEVDRESSLAEMLSKLQDKQQFEPIENPPQLNGTLREYQKRGVAWLQYLENLGLNGCLADDMGLGKTVQIIARLVNERAAVSEVTEPTKAKKSAKTAKSKKVLPAFASVNEIPPTLLIAPTSVVGNWQKEIEKFAPHLRAIVHHGSDRLQDATAFQEVYQTHDLIITSFTLIRKDEALFSSVNWHRIVIDEAQNIKNPKAAQTKAILKLESKHRLALTGTPVENRLLDLWSIFNFLNPNYLGKEAQFKKSFETPIQKNNDQVQANVLKKLVEPFILRRVKTDQSIIKDLPDKIEQKLYTNLTKEQASLYEVVVRDVEKQLNEVEGIQRKGLILSTLLKLKQICNHPRQFLQDGSDFTTERSHKLSRLSEMMEEVISEGESLLIFTQFTEIGDALEKYIRQKLHYNTYYIHGGTNRDKRERMITKFQDPDTEPSVFILSLKAGGVGITLTKANHVFHFDRWWNPAVEDQATDRAFRIGQKNNVFVHKFITIGSLEERIDQMIEDKKKLAGAIVGADESWLTELDNDKFKQLIALNRNAIMD, encoded by the coding sequence ATGAAAATTCTGCATGGCACTTGGATTCCCGATCATAGTGATAACTTTATCCAGACAGGTAATTTTTGTATTTGGATAGAGACAACGGAACCGAAGTCGATCGCCAAACGCAAATCATCCAAGTCGGCAAAAGTGGTTGAGAATGGATTGCCAAGACATCCTGCAAGTTTAGCTGAATCAGAGTTAAAACCATTTCTGTTTAACGAGCTAGCGATTAAAGATGAGCTTTTGCAAGAAATAACTAATCCCTATATTAGTAAAAATTCTCCTAAAGAAAAAATTATCTTTCCCAAATACTTTCTCTTGCCGACAAGTGAAAATAAGCCCTTACCGTCCCTAGAATCAGCAAGATATTTAGAAATTGAAATTCCTGAAAACTTCGCTCTACAGTATTGGCAAATTGACTGTTATCAAGTGACTACATCCGTTAAAACTGACAGTTATAAATATGTACGAGCAATAAATATTATTAAATTACTGAATGATTTACATTTTATCACCATCAATAATCTTGCGGAAGTTCAGTTAGGTTCTGATTTACTATTTTGGTATCACTACACACAAGCCCTCAAACAGATTATTCTCAAAGATCAATATATTCCTGCTCTCAAGTATCGAGAAATTGAAGTTAAAGCCACGAAAGCAACTAAAGCTTCTGCAAAATCTAAAAAAGCAACCAGTCAGGCTCCAAAATTTGAGATTTATCCTGCTTGGGAAATTGTTTCAGAACAATATAGCGAAGAATTAGAGCAGTATGTGGAATATATGCCCTTCGTCTGTGTTGCAGGCTTTAGTGAGCCTAATTCCCAGCCATTATTTAGCGATCGCCGCACCCTATTACAACATTTCTCAGAATCAGTACTGCATAGTATTATCACGCATACCCCATCGACTGCTCAATTTGACAAACAAGTATTTGACTCTTTACTTCACAAAGCTTTAGATTTTTCTGATAATCGCTTTGGAGATCCGATGATTGCTAAGGACGCAGCATTAGAGGAGTATCAGCAATGGCAAGCATGGCGACAAAAAATTATTCGCACTCAGTCTGACTCCTCGTTCTATCTCTGCTTTCAGCTACAAGCACCCATCAAAGAAACAGAACCTTGGCAATTGCAATTTCAAGTTGCTCCAAAACAAGATCCTTCTCTGAAATTGCCCCTAGCGGATTATTGGAAAATGACAGCAGCCAAAAAGAAGACCTTTGAAAAGCAGTTTGGCAAGAACTTTGAACAAAATTTATTATTAAATCTTGGCTATGCTGCTAGAATCTATAAACCAATTTGGGAAGGATTAGAAACCGATCATCCCATCGGTCTAAGTCTCAATCTTGATCAAGCCTTTGAATTTCTCAAAGAATCCGCTTGGGTTTTAGAAGATGCGGGTTACAAAGTCGTTGTGCCTGCTTGGTGGACACCTGCGGGAAGGCGCAAAGCCAAAATCAAACTCAAAGGATCTGGCAAAAGTGCTACCAGTTCTAAAACTCAAGCTAAGAGCTACTTTGGTTTTGATCAATTGGTAGAATATCAATACGAATTAGCGATCGGGGATGAAACTATTTCCGTCAAGGAATGGGAACAGCTAGTCAATGCAAAAGCGCCCCTAGTCAAATTTCGTGGTGAATGGATTGAACTTGATCGCGACAAAATGCAAGAGATGCTCACCTTCTGGCAACAGCAGGGACAAGGCTCATCGGCAATGAGTCTGATTGACCTGATGAAGCTAACTGCCACTGATGCTGATTACGAAGTCGATCGCGAAAGTAGCCTTGCCGAAATGCTCTCAAAGTTGCAAGACAAGCAGCAATTTGAACCTATTGAAAATCCACCTCAACTAAATGGAACTCTGCGCGAATACCAAAAACGTGGCGTTGCATGGTTGCAATATTTAGAAAATCTAGGTTTAAATGGTTGTCTAGCCGATGATATGGGCTTGGGTAAGACAGTGCAAATTATCGCCAGATTGGTGAATGAGCGAGCCGCCGTCAGTGAAGTTACCGAACCAACTAAAGCCAAAAAATCAGCAAAAACCGCAAAATCCAAAAAAGTTCTTCCCGCCTTTGCATCAGTAAATGAGATTCCGCCCACGTTACTGATTGCGCCCACATCCGTTGTCGGCAATTGGCAAAAGGAAATCGAGAAATTTGCGCCCCATTTACGGGCGATCGTGCATCACGGCAGCGATCGCCTGCAAGATGCTACCGCCTTTCAAGAAGTGTATCAAACCCATGATTTGATCATTACTTCCTTCACCCTCATTCGCAAAGACGAAGCTCTATTTAGTTCCGTCAACTGGCATCGGATTGTGATTGATGAAGCCCAAAATATCAAAAATCCTAAAGCTGCTCAAACCAAAGCAATTCTCAAGCTAGAATCAAAACATCGTCTTGCTCTTACAGGTACACCCGTTGAAAATCGCCTGCTAGATTTATGGTCAATTTTCAACTTCCTAAATCCCAATTATTTGGGAAAAGAAGCCCAGTTTAAAAAATCCTTTGAAACCCCTATTCAAAAAAATAACGATCAGGTTCAAGCAAATGTTCTCAAAAAATTAGTTGAACCATTTATTCTCAGGCGCGTTAAAACCGATCAATCGATCATTAAAGACCTGCCCGATAAAATTGAACAAAAGCTCTATACCAACCTCACGAAGGAGCAAGCATCCCTTTATGAAGTAGTGGTACGCGATGTGGAAAAACAACTCAATGAAGTGGAAGGAATTCAGCGTAAAGGTTTAATTCTCTCGACATTGCTCAAGCTTAAGCAAATTTGCAATCATCCCCGCCAGTTCTTGCAAGATGGTAGCGATTTTACAACCGAGCGATCGCATAAGCTCAGTCGTCTATCAGAAATGATGGAGGAAGTAATTTCCGAAGGAGAAAGCCTATTAATCTTTACCCAATTTACGGAAATCGGTGATGCGCTCGAAAAATATATCCGCCAAAAGCTGCATTACAACACCTACTACATTCACGGCGGTACAAATCGCGATAAGCGCGAACGGATGATTACCAAGTTCCAAGATCCAGACACGGAGCCATCGGTATTCATTCTCTCCCTCAAGGCTGGTGGTGTCGGCATCACCCTTACCAAGGCAAACCACGTTTTCCATTTTGATCGCTGGTGGAATCCCGCCGTTGAAGACCAAGCCACCGATCGCGCCTTTCGGATTGGACAAAAGAATAATGTCTTTGTCCATAAATTCATCACCATCGGTTCCCTAGAGGAGCGTATCGATCAAATGATTGAGGACAAAAAGAAACTAGCAGGGGCGATTGTTGGTGCGGATGAGTCTTGGCTCACGGAGCTAGATAACGACAAGTTCAAGCAACTTATCGCCTTGAATAGGAATGCAATTATGGATTAG